The following are encoded together in the Methylorubrum sp. B1-46 genome:
- a CDS encoding PRC-barrel domain-containing protein, producing the protein MTFRPIACALLLLTSGPALAQEPTPVAAQPATLNDDLRAKFVAQAPEDVVASKLIGLSIRNGANQTIGSVADVVFDDRRAVKSYVVSVGGFLGLNAKYVAVAPETLKLSRKDGGTLDAVIETDKDQLRAAPEYVYLGSEPKK; encoded by the coding sequence ATGACGTTCCGCCCGATCGCGTGTGCCCTTCTGCTCCTGACGAGCGGACCCGCTCTGGCCCAGGAGCCCACGCCCGTCGCCGCGCAGCCGGCGACGCTGAACGACGACCTTCGGGCAAAGTTCGTGGCCCAGGCGCCCGAGGACGTGGTCGCGTCGAAGCTCATCGGCCTGAGCATCCGCAACGGCGCGAACCAGACCATCGGCTCTGTCGCCGACGTGGTCTTCGACGACCGGCGCGCGGTGAAGTCCTACGTCGTCAGCGTCGGCGGTTTCCTCGGCCTGAACGCCAAATACGTCGCCGTGGCACCCGAGACCCTGAAGCTGTCGCGCAAGGACGGCGGGACCCTCGATGCGGTGATCGAGACTGACAAGGACCAACTTCGCGCCGCCCCGGAATATGTCTATCTCGGCTCCGAGCCGAAGAAGTAA
- a CDS encoding biotin-independent malonate decarboxylase subunit beta yields MSERIIDTATKGWATSWYEASARARLDGLLDAGSFREVIGPEQRRTSPHLPLFDLPRAFDDGMIVGSGHLDGQAVLVAAQEGRFMGGAFGEVHGAKLVGLLRAALTLKPAAVLILFDTGGVRLQEANAGETAIAEVMRAITQVRAAGVPVIGLIGGRAGAYGGGGLIAGTCSRLVVSESGRISVSGPEVIETNKGAEEFDSRDRALVWRTMGGKHRRLTGGADAYADDTVEAFRRAALHAIGRAPAFDFATLEAEQTRLEERLARFGDCRDATEIWARLGVNDPGAVPALTTADFEALLAHLGETTHDAR; encoded by the coding sequence ATGAGCGAACGGATCATCGACACCGCTACCAAGGGCTGGGCCACGAGCTGGTACGAGGCCAGCGCCCGCGCACGTCTCGACGGCCTCCTCGATGCCGGCAGTTTTCGCGAGGTCATCGGCCCCGAGCAGCGCCGGACGAGCCCGCACCTGCCACTGTTCGATCTGCCGCGCGCCTTCGACGACGGCATGATCGTCGGCTCGGGCCATCTCGATGGCCAAGCCGTCCTCGTCGCCGCACAGGAGGGCCGCTTCATGGGCGGCGCCTTCGGCGAGGTCCATGGCGCCAAGCTCGTCGGCCTGCTGCGCGCTGCCCTGACGCTGAAGCCCGCCGCTGTGCTGATCCTGTTCGACACCGGCGGCGTGCGTTTGCAGGAGGCAAATGCCGGCGAGACGGCCATCGCGGAGGTAATGCGAGCGATCACGCAGGTCCGCGCGGCCGGGGTGCCGGTCATCGGCCTGATCGGCGGCCGGGCCGGCGCCTATGGCGGCGGCGGACTGATTGCCGGCACCTGCTCGCGGCTCGTCGTGTCCGAGAGTGGGCGCATCTCCGTCTCGGGGCCGGAGGTGATTGAGACCAACAAGGGCGCTGAGGAATTCGATTCCCGCGACCGTGCCCTGGTCTGGCGCACCATGGGCGGCAAGCACCGCCGCCTCACCGGCGGCGCCGACGCCTATGCCGACGACACGGTGGAAGCCTTCCGGCGGGCGGCGCTCCACGCGATCGGCCGCGCCCCGGCCTTCGACTTCGCCACGCTGGAGGCCGAGCAGACGCGGTTGGAGGAGCGCCTCGCCCGTTTCGGCGATTGCCGCGATGCGACCGAGATCTGGGCACGCCTCGGCGTCAACGATCCAGGAGCGGTGCCGGCGCTGACCACGGCCGATTTCGAGGCCCTTCTCGCCCATCTCGGGGAGACGACCCATGACGCTCGCTGA
- a CDS encoding heme-binding protein: MDKFLYYLVTVLESALSVVGIRATYEEPRYAVVERLDRGVEIRAYDGRVAVETDARGQQDGEAFGRLFRYITGANAGGARIAMTAPVETRGRLIAMTVPVEQGAGGTMRFYLPRTVAETGAPEPTEPGVRLARIPPERLAVLRFSGSATAEAREAQARILAEVLDKAGRKPAEPPFFMGYDPPFSIPFLRRNEVAVRLPPAKA, encoded by the coding sequence ATGGACAAATTCCTCTACTATCTCGTGACCGTCCTCGAATCCGCCCTGTCGGTCGTCGGCATCCGCGCGACCTACGAGGAGCCCCGCTACGCTGTGGTCGAGCGGCTCGACCGCGGGGTGGAGATCCGCGCCTATGACGGCCGGGTGGCGGTGGAGACCGACGCCCGAGGCCAGCAGGACGGCGAGGCGTTCGGGCGTTTGTTCCGATACATCACCGGGGCGAATGCGGGTGGGGCGCGCATCGCGATGACCGCACCAGTCGAGACCAGAGGCCGGCTGATCGCGATGACCGTTCCGGTCGAACAGGGCGCGGGCGGCACGATGCGGTTCTACCTGCCTCGGACGGTGGCCGAGACCGGAGCGCCCGAACCGACCGAGCCCGGCGTCCGGCTGGCACGAATCCCGCCCGAACGGCTTGCGGTCCTGCGCTTCTCCGGCAGTGCCACCGCCGAGGCGCGCGAGGCCCAAGCCCGCATCCTCGCCGAGGTTCTGGACAAAGCAGGACGAAAGCCGGCGGAGCCGCCCTTCTTCATGGGTTACGATCCGCCCTTCTCCATCCCCTTCCTGCGACGGAACGAAGTCGCCGTGCGGTTGCCGCCCGCGAAGGCGTGA
- the mdcG gene encoding malonate decarboxylase holo-[acyl-carrier-protein] synthase gives MAEAYRRHDLLDVEPRAWAAVIAERADLAGVPHVAGWVADGRPVILRRSHPGEDTGLVPVGLPLPPRDGKRRIGLTLPPGAVRSRPPMRLAEARSACPPAWAATLEAVIALGERHGLAPRPFGSLLWQSLTGLPYLSEHSDLDLLWPIDDSVPPALLDGLAEIEAQAPMRLDGEILLPDGGGVNWRELSDAAPGDAVLVKHRDRLAQREAADILAGGAA, from the coding sequence TTGGCTGAAGCCTACCGGCGCCACGATCTGCTCGACGTCGAGCCGCGTGCCTGGGCTGCGGTCATCGCAGAGCGAGCCGACCTTGCGGGTGTGCCGCATGTGGCGGGTTGGGTGGCGGACGGGCGGCCGGTCATTCTGCGCCGCTCGCATCCCGGCGAAGACACCGGCCTCGTCCCAGTCGGCCTCCCGCTGCCGCCGCGGGATGGAAAGCGCCGCATCGGTCTCACCCTCCCCCCAGGCGCGGTGCGCTCGCGCCCACCGATGCGCCTCGCCGAGGCACGGAGCGCCTGCCCGCCCGCCTGGGCCGCGACGCTGGAGGCGGTCATCGCTCTCGGTGAGCGCCACGGTCTCGCGCCGCGCCCCTTCGGCAGCCTGCTCTGGCAGAGCCTGACCGGCCTGCCCTACCTCTCGGAGCACTCGGACCTCGATCTGCTCTGGCCGATCGACGATTCGGTACCGCCCGCCCTCCTCGACGGTCTCGCGGAAATCGAGGCGCAGGCGCCGATGCGCCTCGACGGCGAGATCCTGCTTCCCGATGGGGGCGGCGTGAACTGGCGCGAGCTATCCGACGCCGCGCCGGGCGACGCCGTTCTGGTCAAGCACCGCGATCGCCTCGCCCAGCGCGAGGCCGCTGACATTCTGGCGGGCGGTGCGGCATGA
- the mdcB gene encoding triphosphoribosyl-dephospho-CoA synthase MdcB, whose protein sequence is MSQLSARRPSPSEEIDRSSPADLIARAATQALRLELETYPKPGLVSPIDSGSHADMDAETFRASTLAIAPFFRDLALAGAAGAPMPILRRIGLHAEAAMRAATGGVNTHRGAIFGLGLLCAAAGAVPRPAAGALGALVRDRYGAAILDGPVLLHAPGARVRRRHGVGGAPAEAAAGFPSLYRVGLPALRRGRQFHSGDGEAARVEACFALIAHLEDTNLLHRGGPEGFAFARAEAARFIAEGGVVRAGWRSHAQALHRAFVARNLSPGGAADLLAMTLFVDAVEAQP, encoded by the coding sequence ATGAGCCAGCTTTCGGCGCGCCGGCCTTCCCCGAGCGAGGAGATCGACCGGTCCTCGCCAGCCGACCTGATCGCGCGGGCGGCTACTCAGGCTCTCCGTCTCGAACTCGAAACCTATCCGAAGCCGGGCCTCGTTAGCCCCATCGATTCCGGCAGTCACGCCGACATGGACGCGGAGACGTTCCGGGCGAGCACCCTGGCGATCGCGCCGTTCTTCCGGGACCTCGCGCTCGCAGGGGCAGCGGGTGCGCCGATGCCGATCCTGCGCCGCATCGGCCTCCACGCGGAGGCGGCGATGCGGGCGGCCACGGGCGGAGTGAACACCCATCGCGGTGCGATCTTCGGGCTCGGCCTCCTCTGCGCCGCGGCCGGTGCCGTGCCGCGCCCGGCCGCGGGAGCGCTCGGCGCCCTGGTGCGAGACCGCTACGGTGCGGCGATCCTCGACGGCCCGGTCCTGCTCCACGCGCCCGGCGCGCGGGTGCGCCGACGCCACGGCGTCGGCGGCGCGCCGGCCGAGGCCGCCGCCGGCTTTCCCAGCCTCTATCGGGTCGGCCTTCCGGCGCTCCGGCGCGGCCGGCAGTTCCATTCCGGCGACGGCGAAGCCGCGCGGGTGGAGGCCTGCTTCGCCCTGATCGCGCATCTCGAGGACACGAACCTGTTGCACCGGGGCGGCCCCGAAGGCTTCGCCTTTGCGCGGGCCGAGGCCGCGCGGTTCATTGCCGAGGGCGGCGTGGTGCGGGCAGGCTGGCGCTCGCATGCGCAGGCGCTGCACCGCGCCTTCGTCGCCCGCAATCTCAGCCCCGGCGGCGCGGCCGACCTTCTGGCCATGACGCTGTTCGTGGATGCCGTCGAGGCGCAACCATGA
- the mdcE gene encoding biotin-independent malonate decarboxylase subunit gamma, producing MTLAEILASLFPEGHSVAIEDGLVSGEGPFRGGRLAVIGIDGDTALGVDGACRLAGDVLDVVRRGGGTPILVAIDSDSQRMSRRDELLGLNEYLAHLAKTLLLADANGHPTVGLIYGHSAAGAFIATALATRVLVGLPGANPSVMDLPSVARVTKLPLDRLEAMAKDTPVFAPGLDNMVRTGAVQAVLDPDRPLADQIAAVIDAMPAEDVRDRLGRERGGRPLAEEIAAQVVRDTTFG from the coding sequence ATGACGCTCGCTGAGATCCTGGCCTCGCTGTTTCCCGAAGGCCATTCCGTCGCGATCGAGGACGGGCTCGTGAGCGGCGAGGGTCCGTTCCGGGGCGGCCGGCTCGCGGTGATCGGCATCGACGGCGACACCGCGCTCGGGGTCGATGGCGCCTGTCGACTCGCGGGTGATGTCCTCGACGTGGTGCGCCGGGGCGGCGGCACGCCGATCCTCGTCGCGATCGATTCCGACAGCCAGCGCATGAGCCGGCGCGACGAACTGCTCGGCCTCAACGAGTACCTCGCCCACCTCGCCAAGACGCTGCTGCTCGCCGATGCGAACGGCCATCCGACCGTCGGGCTGATCTACGGCCACTCGGCGGCGGGCGCCTTCATCGCCACCGCGCTCGCGACCCGCGTGCTCGTCGGTTTGCCGGGGGCGAATCCCAGCGTGATGGACCTGCCCTCCGTCGCGCGCGTGACGAAGCTGCCCCTCGACCGGCTGGAAGCGATGGCCAAGGACACGCCGGTCTTCGCGCCGGGCCTCGACAACATGGTGCGCACGGGCGCCGTGCAGGCGGTGCTCGACCCCGACCGGCCCCTGGCGGATCAGATCGCCGCCGTGATCGATGCCATGCCCGCCGAGGACGTTCGCGACCGGCTCGGGCGGGAGCGCGGCGGGCGCCCCTTGGCGGAAGAGATCGCCGCGCAGGTGGTCCGGGATACGACCTTTGGCTGA
- the mdcC gene encoding malonate decarboxylase acyl carrier protein, with translation MEKLSFRHTTQKALSGAKAQAITGVVASGNLEVLLERALAPTECTVEIETPIRGYGEVWAAVVADFVARAQPGGLRITVNDGGARPDTVSLRLLQGARLMEV, from the coding sequence ATGGAAAAGCTCAGCTTCCGACACACGACGCAGAAAGCTTTGTCCGGCGCGAAGGCGCAGGCCATCACCGGCGTCGTCGCCTCCGGCAACCTCGAAGTGCTCCTGGAGCGCGCGCTCGCTCCGACCGAATGCACGGTCGAGATCGAGACGCCGATCCGAGGCTACGGCGAAGTCTGGGCGGCGGTGGTCGCCGACTTCGTTGCCCGCGCCCAGCCCGGGGGCCTGCGCATCACGGTCAACGACGGGGGCGCCCGCCCCGACACCGTGTCCCTGCGCCTGCTCCAGGGCGCCCGGCTGATGGAGGTCTGA
- a CDS encoding acyltransferase domain-containing protein, translated as MTLAILLSGQGGQHPGMFDLTADWPAAAPVFVAAERVLGQDPRDFVRAPGADLHGNRIGQILCCVAALAGWTIVEAAGPARAIVAGYSIGDLAAWGCAGRFDAESVLRLAAARAEAMDAASGEGFALAGLRGLRLAEIETIAERQDCHLAIRNAADSAVIGGPRVALDAVCSAALAAGAQRAVVLPVRTPSHTPLLRAASARFEATLAAERLRCPPPGAPRLISGLDGAPVFDGQASLSKLARQISETIDWAACLVACREYGCNTVLELGPGHALATMAREAIPEARIHALEEFRSASGALGWINGR; from the coding sequence ATGACGCTCGCGATCCTTCTCTCCGGCCAGGGCGGCCAGCATCCGGGCATGTTCGACCTCACCGCCGACTGGCCCGCCGCAGCCCCCGTGTTCGTGGCGGCAGAGCGCGTCCTCGGGCAGGATCCACGGGACTTCGTCCGCGCGCCGGGCGCGGACCTTCACGGCAACCGCATCGGGCAGATCCTCTGCTGTGTCGCGGCGCTGGCGGGCTGGACCATCGTGGAGGCGGCGGGCCCGGCCCGCGCGATCGTTGCCGGATACAGCATCGGCGACCTCGCAGCCTGGGGCTGCGCCGGCCGCTTCGACGCGGAGTCTGTCCTGCGCCTGGCCGCCGCCCGCGCCGAGGCAATGGATGCGGCCAGCGGCGAGGGCTTTGCGCTGGCCGGTCTTCGCGGGCTGCGCCTTGCCGAGATCGAGACGATCGCCGAACGCCAGGACTGCCACCTCGCCATCCGCAACGCCGCCGACAGCGCCGTCATCGGCGGTCCGCGCGTGGCGCTCGACGCGGTGTGTTCGGCCGCCCTCGCGGCCGGGGCGCAACGGGCCGTGGTGCTGCCGGTGCGCACGCCCTCGCACACGCCGCTACTGCGCGCGGCGAGCGCTCGCTTCGAGGCGACGCTCGCCGCCGAGCGGCTGCGATGTCCGCCGCCGGGTGCGCCGCGCCTGATCAGCGGCCTCGACGGCGCCCCCGTTTTTGATGGTCAGGCCAGTTTGTCGAAGCTGGCACGACAGATCTCGGAGACGATCGATTGGGCCGCCTGTCTCGTGGCCTGCCGGGAATACGGCTGCAACACCGTACTCGAACTCGGCCCCGGCCACGCGCTCGCGACCATGGCCCGCGAGGCGATCCCGGAGGCCCGCATCCACGCCCTCGAAGAATTTCGATCCGCCTCCGGAGCTCTAGGCTGGATAAACGGTCGCTGA
- a CDS encoding SDR family oxidoreductase has product MGHKPLREQVIVITGASSGIGLATARMAAQRGARVVLAARSGAILAEVAAELGPRATHVVADVGRREDVQAIADHALATFGGFDTWVNVAGLTVYGPLREIAAEDHERLIRTNFWGTVYGSLIAAEHLRERGGAIINVGSIASDLAFPFQGLYAASKHAVKGFTDTLRMELRAEGAPVSVTLVKPASIDTPLPNRARNYMDREPTLPPPIYPPQEVANAILHAAVHPQRDIIVGGGGKLFVMGKEFAPGAYDELAPAIIALQKRSEPPRNPEGALHRPEGAGRERGDPPVYVMRTSAYTRATLHPLATAGLAAGLAATAALVLGGRHTGRRS; this is encoded by the coding sequence ATGGGACACAAGCCGCTGCGCGAGCAGGTCATCGTCATTACCGGAGCATCCAGCGGAATCGGTCTCGCGACCGCTCGCATGGCCGCGCAACGCGGCGCCCGTGTCGTCCTCGCGGCTCGAAGCGGGGCGATCCTGGCCGAGGTCGCCGCCGAACTCGGGCCGCGCGCCACCCACGTCGTCGCGGATGTCGGCCGGCGCGAGGATGTCCAGGCGATCGCCGACCATGCGCTTGCCACCTTCGGCGGCTTCGACACCTGGGTGAACGTGGCCGGCCTCACCGTCTACGGGCCACTGCGCGAGATTGCGGCCGAGGATCACGAGCGGCTGATCCGCACCAATTTCTGGGGCACGGTCTACGGTTCGCTCATCGCCGCGGAGCACTTACGCGAGCGCGGCGGCGCCATCATCAATGTCGGCAGCATCGCCTCCGATCTCGCCTTCCCGTTCCAGGGGCTCTACGCCGCCTCGAAACACGCAGTGAAAGGCTTCACCGACACGCTGCGGATGGAATTGCGGGCGGAGGGCGCTCCGGTCTCGGTGACGCTGGTGAAACCCGCCTCGATTGACACGCCGCTCCCGAACCGGGCGCGCAACTACATGGATCGCGAGCCGACGCTGCCCCCGCCGATCTATCCGCCGCAGGAAGTCGCCAACGCGATCCTGCACGCCGCCGTTCACCCGCAGCGGGACATCATCGTGGGCGGCGGCGGCAAGCTCTTCGTCATGGGCAAGGAATTCGCGCCGGGAGCCTACGACGAACTCGCCCCGGCGATCATCGCCCTGCAGAAACGGTCGGAGCCGCCGCGCAACCCGGAGGGCGCGCTTCACAGGCCCGAGGGCGCCGGTCGGGAGCGGGGCGACCCGCCGGTCTACGTCATGCGCACAAGCGCCTACACCCGCGCGACCCTGCACCCGCTCGCCACCGCCGGACTGGCGGCCGGACTGGCGGCCACGGCAGCCCTGGTCCTCGGCGGACGCCATACGGGCCGCCGGTCCTGA
- the mdcA gene encoding malonate decarboxylase subunit alpha yields the protein MSGWRRQREARDARIEAGRAHAAGKTVAAANVVDLLEAIIRPGDRVCLEGDNQKQADCLARALSQCDPARVHDLHMVQSGIVLPEHLDIFEQGIARRLDYSYSGPQGGRIARMLYGGQIELGAVHTYLELFARYFVDLTPIVALIAGVSADRDGNLYTGPNTEDTPTVVEATAFKNGVVVAQVNEIVERVPRVDIPGDRIDFVVEADRPFYVEPLFTRDPAAITETQILMAMMAIKGIYAEYGIRRLNHGIGFGTAAIELLLPTYAERLGLKGQIATHWALNPHPTLIPAIESGWVKQVHCFGSEVGMDRYIRERSDIFFTGADGSLRSNRAFCQTAGLYACDLFIGSTLQIDLAGHSSTVTQNRVAGFGGAPNMGSDPHGRRHPSDTWMKAGREAQAAGDPALMRGRKLVVQIVETFGEGLVPAFVEQLDALELAKKIGLELAPVMVYADDVTHIVTEEGIANLLLCRTADEREQAIRGVAGYTEIGRGRDRAMVERLRQRGIVRRPEDLGIEPLDADRSLLAARSIKDLVHWSGGLYEPPAKFRNW from the coding sequence ATGAGCGGTTGGCGTCGGCAGCGGGAAGCCCGCGATGCGCGGATCGAGGCGGGCCGGGCTCATGCCGCGGGCAAGACTGTAGCGGCCGCCAACGTGGTCGACCTGCTGGAGGCGATCATTCGCCCCGGCGACCGGGTCTGCCTGGAAGGCGACAACCAGAAGCAGGCCGATTGCCTCGCACGCGCCCTCAGCCAGTGCGACCCGGCCCGCGTGCACGACCTGCACATGGTCCAGTCCGGCATCGTGCTCCCCGAACATCTCGACATCTTCGAGCAGGGAATCGCGCGGCGGCTCGACTATTCCTATTCGGGCCCACAGGGCGGGCGCATCGCCCGCATGCTCTACGGAGGGCAAATCGAGCTCGGGGCAGTCCACACCTACCTCGAACTCTTCGCCCGATACTTCGTCGATCTCACCCCAATCGTGGCGCTGATCGCCGGCGTCTCGGCCGACCGGGACGGCAACCTCTATACCGGGCCGAACACCGAGGACACGCCGACCGTGGTGGAGGCGACCGCCTTCAAGAACGGGGTCGTGGTGGCGCAGGTCAACGAGATTGTCGAGCGGGTGCCCCGCGTCGACATCCCCGGCGACCGGATCGACTTCGTGGTCGAGGCCGACCGGCCGTTCTACGTCGAGCCGCTGTTCACCCGCGATCCGGCGGCGATAACCGAGACGCAGATCCTGATGGCGATGATGGCGATCAAGGGGATCTACGCCGAGTACGGCATCCGCCGGCTCAACCACGGTATCGGCTTCGGCACGGCGGCGATCGAGTTGCTTCTGCCGACCTATGCCGAACGCCTCGGGTTGAAGGGTCAGATCGCCACCCATTGGGCGCTCAACCCGCACCCGACCCTGATCCCGGCAATCGAATCGGGCTGGGTGAAACAGGTTCACTGCTTCGGCTCGGAAGTCGGCATGGACCGCTACATCCGCGAGCGCTCCGACATCTTCTTCACTGGCGCCGACGGTTCGCTCCGCTCCAACCGCGCCTTCTGCCAGACGGCGGGGCTCTACGCCTGCGACCTGTTCATCGGCTCGACCCTGCAGATCGATCTCGCCGGACATTCCTCGACGGTGACGCAGAACCGGGTCGCCGGGTTCGGCGGGGCGCCCAATATGGGTTCGGACCCGCACGGGCGGCGCCACCCCTCCGACACCTGGATGAAGGCGGGCCGCGAGGCGCAAGCTGCGGGCGATCCCGCCCTGATGCGCGGGCGCAAGCTCGTGGTTCAGATCGTCGAGACCTTCGGAGAAGGGCTGGTGCCGGCTTTCGTCGAGCAGCTCGACGCGCTCGAACTCGCGAAGAAGATCGGCCTCGAACTGGCTCCGGTGATGGTCTACGCCGACGACGTCACCCACATCGTCACCGAGGAAGGCATCGCCAACCTCCTCCTGTGCCGCACTGCGGACGAGCGCGAGCAGGCGATCCGAGGGGTCGCCGGCTACACTGAGATCGGCCGCGGGCGCGACCGGGCCATGGTCGAGCGGCTGCGTCAGCGCGGCATCGTGCGCCGCCCGGAGGATCTCGGCATCGAACCCCTCGACGCCGATCGCTCCTTGCTCGCGGCGCGATCGATCAAGGATCTCGTGCACTGGTCGGGCGGGCTTTACGAGCCGCCGGCCAAGTTCCGGAACTGGTGA
- a CDS encoding YidB family protein, with protein sequence MSKGYPSMTALLGLLAIAGYQNRDKIAELLKGHQDRTGHPPVPPVQTSASNQGGSGALDNLAGLFGGIGSAGVGGLIASGLNELVEHFTKGGHGEAAQSWVRQGPNRELAEADLERAIGAETLDHLTQQTGLSRAALLSRLSRELPSAVDRYSPDGRLPV encoded by the coding sequence ATGAGCAAAGGTTATCCGTCGATGACGGCCCTGCTGGGCTTGCTGGCCATTGCCGGCTACCAGAACCGGGACAAAATCGCAGAGCTGCTGAAGGGCCATCAGGACCGGACAGGGCATCCGCCGGTCCCGCCCGTCCAGACTTCCGCTTCGAACCAGGGCGGCTCCGGTGCGCTTGACAATCTCGCGGGGCTGTTCGGCGGCATCGGCTCGGCCGGCGTCGGCGGCCTGATCGCCTCCGGGCTGAACGAACTCGTCGAGCATTTCACCAAGGGCGGCCATGGCGAGGCCGCGCAATCCTGGGTCCGGCAGGGACCGAACCGTGAACTCGCCGAGGCGGATTTGGAGCGCGCGATCGGGGCCGAGACGCTTGACCACCTCACGCAGCAGACCGGCCTGAGCCGCGCCGCGCTGCTGTCGCGGCTTTCACGCGAACTTCCTTCCGCGGTCGATCGGTACTCGCCAGACGGGCGCTTGCCAGTCTGA
- a CDS encoding GntR family transcriptional regulator, whose translation MGEGGAMDGMAEGRGLLSDQIRNALTDEIASGVLAAGIALDEQDLADRFGASRTPVREALRQLASSGLVEMRPRRGVVVTRMTPERIMEMFETTAEFEALCVRLATYRMTPLELSALMDLHEQSAEPVAAQDYDTYDALNRAFHEALYRATHNGFMAEQALSIRSRLSAFRRTQLRQGERILRSRAEHGEILQAIAEGDGDAAARRMRAHMLNAASALGRYVAEHASD comes from the coding sequence ATGGGCGAGGGCGGCGCGATGGACGGCATGGCCGAGGGGCGTGGCCTGCTTTCCGACCAGATCCGCAACGCCTTGACGGACGAGATCGCCTCCGGCGTTCTCGCGGCAGGCATCGCGCTGGACGAGCAGGATCTCGCCGACCGCTTCGGCGCCTCGCGCACGCCTGTCCGCGAGGCCCTGCGCCAACTCGCCTCAAGCGGCCTGGTCGAGATGCGGCCGCGGCGCGGCGTCGTCGTCACCCGCATGACGCCCGAGCGAATCATGGAGATGTTCGAGACGACCGCCGAGTTCGAGGCGCTCTGCGTACGCCTCGCGACCTACCGGATGACGCCACTTGAACTCAGTGCGCTGATGGACCTGCACGAACAATCGGCCGAGCCGGTGGCGGCGCAGGATTACGACACCTACGACGCCCTCAACCGCGCCTTCCACGAGGCGCTCTACCGCGCGACCCATAACGGCTTCATGGCCGAACAGGCCTTGTCGATCCGTTCGCGCCTGTCGGCCTTTCGCCGGACGCAGTTGCGGCAGGGCGAACGCATCCTGCGCTCCCGCGCCGAGCACGGAGAGATCCTCCAGGCGATCGCCGAGGGCGACGGCGACGCCGCGGCGCGGCGCATGCGCGCCCACATGCTCAACGCGGCGAGTGCGCTGGGCCGCTACGTCGCCGAACACGCGAGCGACTAA
- a CDS encoding DUF2252 family protein, with product MRMNGTYGPEERAIVLERQRTLKMAQSAHAYVRGNTLKFYEWLDGLSRGTLPEGPPVWICGDCHLGNLGPLADADGRVDIQIRDLDQTVIGNPTHDLVRLGLSLASAARGSDLPGVVTARMLEEMIAGYAVGLHADEDDSHPPEPDVVRSVRRRALGRHWKHLARERLKRVEPAIPLGRKFWALDAGERRALDELFQEEAVRHLVLALNGRSEGAEARLIDAAYWMKGCSSLGFLRYAVLVGITEPNEKRRLALVDLKEAVETAAPPAPGAQMPPDPAERVVTGARALSPNLGERMLPVHLLGKPVVMRELAPQDLKLDVDQFGREEAVRAAHYLAYVVGKAHGRQMEAGARSAWRAEVTKKGATDEGAPSWLWSSVVELAGRHEVGYLQHCLRYAGRQAA from the coding sequence ATGCGTATGAACGGCACGTATGGTCCTGAGGAACGTGCGATTGTGCTCGAGCGGCAGCGCACGCTCAAGATGGCACAGTCGGCCCACGCCTACGTTCGCGGCAACACCTTGAAATTCTACGAGTGGCTCGACGGTCTTTCGCGCGGCACCCTGCCGGAGGGTCCGCCGGTCTGGATCTGCGGTGACTGCCATCTCGGCAATCTCGGCCCCCTCGCCGACGCCGACGGTCGCGTCGATATTCAGATCCGCGACCTCGACCAGACGGTGATCGGAAACCCGACGCACGATCTCGTTCGCCTCGGGCTGTCGCTCGCGAGCGCCGCCCGCGGCTCGGATCTTCCTGGCGTCGTCACGGCCCGGATGCTGGAGGAGATGATCGCGGGCTACGCGGTGGGCCTGCACGCGGACGAGGATGACAGCCACCCGCCCGAGCCGGATGTGGTGCGCTCGGTGCGACGCCGGGCGCTCGGCCGGCACTGGAAGCACCTCGCCCGGGAGCGTCTGAAGCGCGTGGAGCCGGCCATTCCGCTGGGGCGCAAGTTCTGGGCTCTCGATGCGGGCGAGCGCCGGGCGCTCGACGAGTTGTTTCAGGAAGAGGCGGTACGCCACCTCGTGCTGGCGCTGAACGGGCGAAGCGAGGGCGCCGAAGCCCGCCTGATCGACGCGGCCTATTGGATGAAGGGCTGCAGCTCGCTCGGCTTCCTGCGCTACGCCGTCCTCGTCGGCATCACCGAGCCGAATGAAAAGCGACGCCTCGCGCTGGTGGACCTGAAGGAAGCGGTCGAGACCGCCGCCCCGCCCGCGCCCGGTGCGCAGATGCCACCCGACCCGGCCGAGCGGGTGGTGACCGGGGCGCGGGCGCTGTCACCGAATCTCGGGGAGCGCATGCTGCCGGTTCATCTGCTCGGAAAGCCGGTCGTGATGCGCGAACTCGCGCCGCAGGATCTGAAGCTCGATGTCGATCAGTTCGGCCGCGAGGAGGCGGTGCGCGCCGCGCATTACCTCGCCTACGTGGTCGGCAAAGCGCATGGTCGTCAGATGGAGGCCGGAGCGCGGTCGGCTTGGCGCGCCGAGGTCACGAAGAAGGGCGCCACGGATGAGGGGGCGCCGTCCTGGCTCTGGTCCAGCGTGGTCGAACTCGCTGGCCGCCACGAGGTCGGCTACCTTCAGCACTGCCTTCGCTACGCCGGCCGGCAAGCCGCCTGA